The following are encoded together in the Choristoneura fumiferana chromosome 4, NRCan_CFum_1, whole genome shotgun sequence genome:
- the LOC141427389 gene encoding aldehyde dehydrogenase 1A1-like, with product MAPEIKYTKLFINNEWVDAKSGKTFATYTPHDGSVIAHVAEGDKADIDLAVSAAKAAFHRNSEWRLLDASARGRLLNKFADLVERDAQYLVELESYNNGMLLNLAVHFIQNSSRSIRYYASLADKIQGDTIPADGDLFSYTLKQPIGVCGLILPWNGPIAMFINKVITALTAGCTVVVKPAEQTPLTALALAALFKEAGFPPGVVNVVNGFGPGAGTSLTHHPDVAKISFTGSAEVGKLIQQAAGKVNLKRVTLELGGKSPLVIMNDADLNVAVPCAANGVFGHQGQICIAASRLFVQSGIYDEFVKRAVEFAKNIKIGNPTEPTTQHGPQVDGEMMEKVLGYIEKGKREGAKLLTGGKRVGTKGFYIEPTVFAGVTDEMTIAKEEIFGPVQSILKFDTLEEVLDRANNTNYGLAAGIFTKDINNALQFAKHAEAGNVWVNTYFVFQPQLPFGGFKESGLGRENGIACVEPYLEVKTVAITLPKKF from the exons TTGTTCATCAACAATGAATGGGTCGATGCCAAGAGCGGCAAGACATTTGCTACCTACACTCCCCATGACGGCTCAGTCATCGCTCACGTGGCTGAGGGTGACAAG GCGGATATAGACCTGGCAGTGAGTGCCGCTAAGGCCGCGTTCCACCGCAACTCGGAGTGGCGGCTGCTGGACGCGTCAGCGCGCGGCCGCTTGCTCAACAAGTTCGCAGACCTCGTCGAACGCGATGCACAGTACTTGGTTGAACTGGAGTCTTACAACAATGGGATGTTGTTGAACCTTGCCGTCCATTTCATCCAAAACTCATCAAGATCCATACGCTACTATGCCAGTTTAGCAGATAAAATTCAGGGCGACACAATTCCAGcag ATGGTGATTTATTTTCTTACACTCTGAAGCAACCTATTGGAGTATGTGGCCTTATACTTCCCTGGAATGGCCCCATTGCAATGTTCATTAACAAAGTGATAACTGCGTTAACCGCTG GTTGTACAGTAGTGGTGAAACCAGCTGAGCAGACTCCGCTTACGGCGCTGGCATTAGCTGCTCTTTTCAAGGAGGCCGGATTCCCACCTGGAGTAGTAAATGTCGTAAATGGCTTTGGACCAGGGGCTGGTACTTCGCTAACGCATCACCCGGATGTTGCCAAGATTTCATTTACTGGCTCTGCTGAAGTTGGCAAGCTAATCCAGCAAGCTGCTGGAAAAGTTAACCTGAAGCGAGTCACTCTTGAGCTGGGTGGCAAGAGCCCACTTGTTATCATGAATGATGCCGATT TAAACGTTGCTGTACCTTGTGCTGCAAATGGTGTTTTCGGTCACCAAGGTCAGATATGCATCGCTGCGTCGCGCTTGTTCGTCCAGTCTGGCATTTATGATGAGTTTGTAAAAAGAGCAGTAGAATTCGCGAAGAATATCAAAATAGGAAATCCTACGGAACCTACCACCCAGCATGGACCTCAG GTTGATGGAGAAATGATGGAAAAGGTCCTGGGCTACATCGAAAAAGGCAAAAGAGAAGGAGCTAAGCTCCTGACAGGTGGGAAACGTGTTGGGACCAAAGGCTTCTACATTGAACCTACAGTTTTTGCTGGTGTCACTGATGAAATGACTATTGCCAAGGAAGAG ATCTTCGGGCCGGTGCAAAGCATCCTGAAGTTCGATACATTGGAGGAAGTTCTGGACCGTGCTAATAACACCAACTACGGCCTCGCTGCCGGCATCTTTACGAAAGATATCAACAACGCGCTTCAGTTTGCGAAACACGCTGAAGCAGGAAATGTTTG GGTAAACACCTACTTTGTCTTCCAACCGCAACTCCCCTTCGGTGGATTTAAGGAGTCTGGCCTGGGAAGAGAGAA TGGTATTGCATGCGTGGAGCCGTACTTGGAGGTGAAAACGGTGGCGATTACTCTCCCTAAGAAATTCTAG